From a region of the Verrucomicrobiia bacterium genome:
- a CDS encoding NAD(+)/NADH kinase, whose protein sequence is MKRSAEHIKQVGLVGNAGKAACAGAVRRAARLIQATGRKIFCDEATARIARLDAAALPNFTALSRHVDLLLVFGGDGTMLRMAREIAGSRTPILGINIGGLGFLTAVSSAGLEKALSCIWQGKFQFEERALLQAEAECGAQRVRTVALNDLVVSRGSTSRLIDLDVAVDGEPLSRYRCDGLILSSPTGSTAYSLAAGGALIHPTAQVMSLTPICPHTLSNRSLILPNTATVEIRAVNARPATVLSVDGELLRELEQGDTIWVRRSRQTVRLMHLAGSSFYEALRRKLHWRGTNLSDP, encoded by the coding sequence TTGAAAAGATCTGCTGAGCACATCAAACAGGTTGGCCTCGTCGGCAACGCCGGCAAGGCTGCTTGCGCCGGCGCCGTGCGCCGGGCCGCCCGGCTGATTCAGGCCACCGGCCGGAAAATTTTCTGCGACGAAGCCACCGCCCGCATTGCCCGTTTGGATGCCGCCGCCCTGCCCAATTTTACCGCCCTGAGCCGGCACGTGGATCTGCTGCTCGTCTTCGGGGGTGATGGCACCATGCTGCGCATGGCCCGCGAAATCGCCGGTTCCCGCACCCCCATCCTCGGCATCAACATCGGCGGTCTGGGTTTTCTCACTGCGGTTTCATCAGCCGGGCTGGAAAAAGCCCTGAGCTGCATCTGGCAGGGAAAATTCCAGTTTGAGGAGCGGGCGCTGCTGCAGGCCGAGGCGGAATGCGGCGCCCAGCGCGTGCGCACGGTGGCGCTGAACGATCTGGTCGTGAGCCGGGGCAGCACGTCGCGCTTGATTGACCTGGATGTCGCGGTGGACGGCGAACCGCTTTCCCGTTACCGCTGCGACGGATTGATCCTGAGTTCGCCCACGGGCTCAACCGCCTACTCGCTCGCCGCCGGCGGCGCGCTGATTCATCCCACGGCGCAGGTCATGTCGCTGACGCCCATCTGCCCGCACACGCTCTCGAATCGTTCGCTCATTTTGCCCAACACCGCGACGGTGGAAATCCGCGCCGTCAACGCCCGGCCGGCCACGGTGTTGAGCGTCGATGGCGAGCTGCTGCGGGAACTGGAACAAGGCGACACGATCTGGGTGCGGCGCAGCCGCCAGACAGTGCGGCTCATGCATCTGGCGGGAAGTTCCTTTTACGAGGCCCTGCGTCGGAAATTGCACTGGCGCGGCACCAACCTGTCCGACCCCTGA
- a CDS encoding LacI family DNA-binding transcriptional regulator produces MVRLKDIAAQAGVSVMTVSKALRDAPDVSAATKARIQVLARQLGYVPDTMAQGLRTRSTRLLGLVVSSLTNPIYARATLAIEERANDLGYELVLAHTHNQSERESLAIQRMLARRVEGLMIAPVYRLASEDRVYRELKAAKTPAVILGHLAPFCADFTNVECDDLNASAAATQHLLSLGHRRIAFLAGPPVTPWTRERFEGYRRALREAGLDVDDRLVFQAGRTIEDGAAAALQMINEGVIPTAVQCVNDLVAVGATETLLQQGFRVPEDVSVVGFGNILMSQHFNVPLTTVRQPKFHLGLAAMDLLTAQLKGQPAGSRRLPAELIVRASTAAAQIGKQTA; encoded by the coding sequence ATGGTTCGTCTCAAAGACATTGCCGCCCAAGCGGGTGTTTCCGTCATGACGGTGTCCAAGGCGCTGCGCGACGCGCCGGACGTTTCGGCCGCCACCAAGGCGCGCATCCAGGTTCTGGCCCGCCAGCTGGGTTACGTGCCGGACACCATGGCGCAGGGATTGCGCACCCGCTCAACGCGTCTGCTCGGGTTGGTGGTTTCGTCGCTGACCAACCCCATTTATGCCCGGGCGACCCTGGCCATCGAGGAACGGGCCAATGACCTCGGCTACGAGCTCGTGCTGGCGCACACCCACAACCAGTCCGAACGCGAATCCCTCGCCATCCAGCGCATGCTGGCCCGCCGCGTGGAAGGCCTCATGATCGCGCCCGTTTACCGGCTCGCCAGCGAAGACCGCGTGTATCGCGAATTGAAAGCCGCCAAAACGCCCGCCGTGATTCTGGGACATCTCGCCCCGTTTTGCGCGGACTTCACCAACGTGGAGTGCGACGATTTGAACGCGAGCGCGGCCGCCACGCAACATTTGCTGTCCTTGGGGCACCGCCGCATCGCTTTCCTGGCGGGACCACCCGTCACCCCCTGGACCCGTGAACGTTTCGAAGGCTATCGCCGCGCGCTGCGCGAGGCCGGGCTGGACGTTGATGACCGGCTCGTCTTCCAGGCCGGACGCACCATTGAGGACGGCGCGGCAGCCGCGCTCCAAATGATCAACGAAGGCGTCATCCCGACTGCGGTGCAGTGTGTCAATGATCTGGTGGCCGTGGGCGCGACGGAAACGCTGCTCCAGCAGGGCTTTCGCGTTCCCGAAGATGTTTCCGTGGTCGGGTTTGGGAACATTTTGATGAGCCAGCATTTTAATGTGCCGCTCACCACCGTCCGGCAGCCCAAGTTTCACCTTGGCCTCGCCGCGATGGATTTGCTGACCGCCCAACTTAAGGGGCAACCCGCCGGATCCCGCCGGCTGCCTGCCGAACTCATTGTCCGCGCCAGCACGGCCGCCGCCCAGATTGGCAAGCAAACTGCATAA
- a CDS encoding RsmB/NOP family class I SAM-dependent RNA methyltransferase: MAPECIQMAAAVIRQATQSRPADAVLRDALKSAPALPAADRRAVAQAVFAYYRWRGWHDRKREVEARIAWSLELAERFRKNPFTLTGEALRHKAVPAWLLEEMDCPEPWLRSLQWEPRLWLRARPGRARPLANQLGQCKVPKGWLMRDAVEFLGTRDLFATEAFQGGAFELQDIGSQAVGVLCAPQPGEVWWDTCAGEGGKTLHLADQMQGRGQVFASDKAEWRLAKLRQRAARAGVQNYQTAVWAGTTPLPFHVKFDGILVDAPCSGVGTWQRNPHARWTCRPQDVHELAQLQLQLLTHAAAALKPGGRLLYAVCTLTRAETSGVASAFTTACPDFLPLPLPPLRTDAAKLGIQGQPSQTLWPQELGGNGMFVAAWQRRV; encoded by the coding sequence ATGGCTCCCGAATGCATCCAGATGGCCGCCGCCGTGATCCGGCAGGCGACGCAAAGCCGCCCGGCCGATGCGGTCCTGCGCGACGCGTTGAAGTCCGCGCCGGCGTTGCCGGCGGCTGACCGCCGGGCCGTTGCGCAGGCGGTTTTTGCCTATTACCGCTGGCGCGGCTGGCATGACCGGAAACGCGAGGTGGAAGCGCGGATTGCCTGGTCGCTGGAGCTGGCGGAGCGATTCCGCAAAAATCCCTTCACCTTGACGGGCGAGGCGCTGCGCCACAAGGCCGTGCCGGCGTGGTTGCTCGAGGAGATGGATTGCCCGGAGCCGTGGCTGCGTTCCCTTCAATGGGAGCCGCGCCTATGGTTGCGGGCCCGGCCCGGTCGCGCCCGCCCGCTCGCCAACCAGCTCGGCCAGTGCAAAGTGCCTAAAGGCTGGTTGATGCGCGATGCGGTGGAGTTTTTGGGCACCCGGGATTTGTTTGCCACGGAAGCTTTCCAGGGCGGAGCGTTTGAATTGCAAGACATCGGTTCGCAGGCGGTGGGAGTGCTGTGCGCGCCGCAGCCGGGCGAGGTTTGGTGGGACACCTGCGCCGGTGAAGGCGGCAAAACCCTGCATCTGGCGGATCAAATGCAGGGCAGGGGACAAGTCTTTGCCAGCGACAAGGCGGAGTGGCGGCTTGCCAAACTGCGACAACGGGCGGCCCGAGCGGGGGTGCAGAATTATCAGACGGCGGTCTGGGCGGGAACCACGCCGCTGCCGTTCCATGTAAAGTTTGACGGCATCCTTGTGGACGCACCGTGCAGCGGCGTCGGCACCTGGCAGCGCAATCCGCACGCCCGTTGGACTTGCCGGCCACAGGATGTTCATGAACTCGCGCAATTGCAGTTGCAGCTTCTGACCCATGCGGCTGCGGCGTTGAAGCCCGGCGGACGTTTGCTTTATGCCGTTTGCACGTTGACCCGCGCGGAAACGAGCGGCGTTGCGAGCGCGTTTACGACAGCTTGCCCTGATTTTTTGCCGCTGCCGTTGCCGCCATTGCGGACGGATGCGGCCAAGCTTGGCATTCAAGGACAACCCAGCCAGACGCTCTGGCCGCAGGAGTTGGGCGGCAATGGCATGTTTGTGGCGGCCTGGCAGCGGCGGGTGTAG
- a CDS encoding R.Pab1 family restriction endonuclease: MPAARNSFFRTTMHVFGRARFLLVVLAGLFGPLNLLHAADTSYKQVLVVPTNDAVLVRLPLTDVTGKVRVKEQAADGFGVPVAPSRTPLGRKHYLEWQIGYDSPGTNSPSVVPEIHFTRKGETKYGHELSAILLAAVRTGVLSTNDLQRALTQLRTLAENTFEEHETIKTETTPERDAAGFARSVQRVPQFTKVTAHGSVQIQLKPKQRAVGYQAMVYVCLPMDQVLNAGGEPRKAGSAKSKETVFYRFDQANADLLLDVVRAFGMASEQHNEDMHHILEAILRVASSARR; this comes from the coding sequence ATGCCGGCCGCACGAAACTCTTTCTTCAGGACGACGATGCACGTGTTCGGCCGGGCACGATTTCTTCTGGTCGTGCTGGCGGGCTTGTTCGGTCCGCTCAATCTCCTTCACGCGGCGGACACGAGTTACAAGCAGGTGCTCGTCGTGCCGACGAACGACGCCGTGCTCGTGCGCCTGCCGCTGACCGATGTGACCGGCAAGGTGCGGGTGAAGGAACAAGCTGCGGATGGCTTTGGTGTTCCGGTGGCGCCTTCCCGAACGCCCCTGGGCCGAAAGCACTACCTCGAATGGCAAATTGGCTACGACAGCCCGGGCACCAACAGCCCGAGCGTGGTGCCGGAAATCCACTTCACCCGCAAAGGCGAGACCAAATACGGCCATGAGCTGTCCGCCATCCTCCTGGCGGCGGTCCGGACCGGCGTGCTTTCAACCAATGACCTGCAACGCGCGTTGACCCAGCTTCGCACCCTTGCGGAAAACACCTTTGAAGAGCACGAAACCATCAAAACGGAAACCACCCCGGAGCGCGATGCCGCCGGCTTCGCCCGTTCGGTGCAGCGCGTCCCCCAGTTCACCAAAGTGACCGCGCACGGTTCCGTGCAAATCCAGCTCAAGCCCAAGCAGCGGGCCGTGGGTTACCAGGCGATGGTTTACGTCTGCCTCCCGATGGACCAAGTGCTCAACGCCGGCGGCGAACCGCGCAAAGCCGGCTCTGCCAAATCCAAAGAAACCGTCTTCTACCGCTTCGACCAGGCAAACGCCGACCTGCTGCTTGACGTGGTGCGCGCTTTCGGCATGGCGTCGGAACAACACAACGAGGATATGCATCACATTCTGGAGGCGATCTTGCGCGTCGCTTCCTCCGCAAGGCGGTAA
- a CDS encoding 3-oxoacyl-[acyl-carrier-protein] synthase III C-terminal domain-containing protein, producing the protein MFINGIGTAVPARRYTQQECWEALRTEPRFGELSPRAQAIARKVLTAKNGIATRHLALDPLAEAFDITPDALHRRFARTAPALAALAAERALQTSAIAPAELDGLIISTCTGYLCPGLTSYVSERLGLPASALCLDLVGQGCGAALPNLRTAESLIHSGRAQHVLCVCVEVCSAAFYLDNDPGVLISACLFGDGAAAAVVSTRPCPHRRSVRWRNSETVLRPEFRDELRFEQRGGMLFNVLKPSVCRLAASAAAEVMARTLGAAGRRQADIRAWAWHPGGRDVLLALRAQFGLSDTNLQHSADVLRDFGNLSSPSVLFVLDAMLQNNSPPGLWWMSSFGAGFSCHGALLEVG; encoded by the coding sequence ATGTTTATCAATGGCATCGGGACCGCCGTCCCCGCCCGGCGCTACACGCAGCAGGAATGCTGGGAAGCCCTGCGCACGGAACCGCGGTTTGGCGAACTTTCACCGCGCGCCCAGGCCATCGCACGCAAGGTTCTGACCGCCAAGAACGGCATTGCCACCCGTCACCTCGCGCTCGATCCGCTGGCCGAGGCTTTCGATATCACGCCGGACGCATTGCACCGCCGATTTGCCCGCACGGCGCCCGCCCTGGCGGCGTTGGCGGCCGAACGGGCGCTGCAAACAAGCGCGATTGCGCCGGCCGAGTTGGATGGCCTGATCATCAGCACCTGCACCGGCTATCTCTGCCCCGGCCTGACCAGCTACGTGAGCGAGCGACTGGGACTGCCGGCCAGCGCTCTGTGCCTCGATCTCGTCGGCCAGGGGTGCGGCGCCGCCCTGCCAAATCTGCGGACCGCAGAATCGCTGATTCACAGCGGCCGGGCGCAGCACGTGCTGTGTGTCTGTGTCGAAGTTTGCAGTGCCGCATTTTATTTGGACAACGATCCCGGCGTGCTGATCAGCGCCTGTCTGTTTGGCGATGGCGCCGCGGCCGCCGTGGTTTCGACCCGGCCATGTCCCCATCGACGTTCCGTTCGCTGGCGGAACAGCGAAACGGTGCTGCGACCTGAATTTCGTGACGAGCTCCGGTTCGAACAGCGTGGCGGAATGTTATTCAACGTGCTGAAGCCCTCCGTCTGCCGGCTGGCTGCCAGCGCCGCGGCGGAAGTCATGGCCCGGACATTGGGCGCTGCAGGCCGCCGTCAAGCTGACATCCGGGCCTGGGCCTGGCACCCCGGCGGCCGCGACGTGCTGCTGGCCCTGCGCGCGCAATTCGGTTTGTCCGACACCAACCTGCAACACAGCGCCGACGTGCTTCGGGACTTTGGTAATCTCAGCAGCCCCTCCGTGCTCTTCGTGCTCGACGCCATGCTGCAGAACAATTCGCCGCCGGGCCTTTGGTGGATGTCCAGCTTCGGTGCGGGCTTCAGTTGCCACGGAGCGCTCCTGGAAGTGGGCTAA
- a CDS encoding methyltransferase domain-containing protein: MRRIVQSELLDTLPAGDAGARHSRRDLRRINAWMGHRSMLTRALRSTTPVAPRRIVELGAGDGTLALAVATRLSRHWPGVEITLVDQYHLVTPETDASFRRLGWTPRLVQADARIWLATAAGACDVLWANLFLHHFDAADLQSLLRRAGAAGNSFVALEPRRHLTARAGCELLRFIGCNHVTRHDARLSVRAGFRGHELSALWPDQTGWRLCERPAGVFSHLFTATRAPA, encoded by the coding sequence ATGAGACGCATCGTGCAATCGGAACTGCTCGACACGCTGCCGGCCGGCGATGCCGGCGCCCGGCATTCCCGCCGCGATCTCCGGCGCATCAACGCATGGATGGGACACCGTTCCATGCTGACGCGCGCACTCCGCTCAACAACACCGGTTGCGCCCCGGCGAATCGTGGAGCTTGGAGCGGGTGATGGCACGCTGGCCCTGGCGGTGGCGACCCGGCTCAGTCGTCACTGGCCGGGGGTTGAAATCACGCTGGTCGATCAATACCACCTGGTCACCCCGGAAACGGACGCCTCATTTCGCCGGCTCGGCTGGACTCCCCGCCTCGTTCAAGCCGACGCACGCATCTGGCTCGCCACTGCAGCAGGCGCCTGCGATGTGCTATGGGCCAACTTATTTCTGCATCACTTTGACGCAGCCGATTTGCAAAGCCTGTTGCGGCGGGCTGGCGCCGCCGGCAATTCCTTTGTGGCGCTGGAGCCGCGCCGGCATCTCACGGCCCGCGCTGGCTGTGAGTTGCTGCGGTTCATCGGATGCAACCACGTCACCCGCCACGATGCCCGCCTCAGCGTGCGGGCGGGCTTTCGCGGGCACGAACTCTCGGCGCTTTGGCCCGATCAAACCGGCTGGCGGCTCTGCGAACGGCCGGCTGGCGTGTTCAGCCACCTCTTCACCGCCACGCGGGCTCCAGCATGA
- a CDS encoding FAD-dependent monooxygenase — protein sequence MNDARTITIVGGGLAGLTLGIALRRRAVPVTIWEAGHYPRHRVCGEFISGRGRAQLNGLGLATLLTDAGAREARTTAFFTSKTAGAVRTLPEPALCVSRHALDAALARRFRDCGGELREGERWPGSMNHAGLVQATGRRVQAAANGWRWFGLKAHAHNVELAADLEMHLHPDGYVGLCRLDKGLINVCGLFRRHRTAELLPSRTEMLRGPVGSRLHQRLTNAVFVPDSVCAVGGLDLRPKLNSDSGDCRIGDAITMIPPFTGNGMSMAIESAELAAEPLECWSRGNCSWSETLQSIVTRCDETFRHRLAWANRLHKLMLIGPLQPAIVRRLSRSKWSWNFLFAHTR from the coding sequence ATGAATGACGCACGAACGATCACGATCGTAGGCGGCGGTCTTGCCGGATTAACCCTCGGCATCGCGTTGCGGCGGCGCGCCGTGCCAGTGACGATCTGGGAAGCCGGCCATTACCCGCGTCACCGCGTTTGTGGGGAATTCATTTCTGGGCGGGGACGTGCCCAGTTGAACGGCCTGGGCCTGGCCACATTGCTCACGGATGCCGGTGCGCGGGAAGCCCGAACCACGGCATTCTTTACGAGCAAAACCGCCGGAGCCGTGCGAACGCTTCCCGAACCGGCTCTCTGCGTGTCCCGTCACGCCCTCGATGCGGCGTTGGCCCGGCGCTTCCGTGATTGCGGTGGTGAACTGCGCGAAGGCGAACGCTGGCCGGGATCAATGAACCACGCCGGTCTGGTGCAGGCAACCGGACGGCGCGTTCAAGCCGCGGCAAATGGGTGGCGTTGGTTTGGATTGAAGGCGCATGCGCACAATGTCGAACTCGCCGCCGACTTGGAAATGCATCTCCACCCAGATGGTTACGTTGGGCTCTGCCGGCTGGACAAGGGTTTAATCAATGTGTGCGGACTCTTTCGCCGACACCGAACAGCCGAGTTGTTGCCGTCCCGCACGGAAATGTTGCGCGGGCCCGTGGGTTCCCGGTTGCATCAACGGCTGACAAACGCCGTCTTCGTGCCCGACTCGGTCTGTGCCGTTGGCGGCCTGGACTTGCGGCCGAAACTCAATTCAGACAGCGGAGACTGCCGCATCGGCGATGCGATCACGATGATCCCGCCCTTCACGGGCAACGGTATGTCCATGGCCATCGAGTCGGCCGAACTGGCGGCCGAACCGCTCGAATGTTGGAGCCGGGGAAACTGTTCGTGGTCCGAAACTCTCCAGTCCATCGTCACGCGTTGCGATGAAACTTTCCGCCACCGGCTTGCCTGGGCCAATCGGCTGCACAAGCTGATGCTCATCGGTCCGTTGCAACCCGCCATCGTCCGCCGGCTGTCGCGTTCCAAGTGGTCGTGGAATTTTCTCTTCGCGCATACTCGCTGA
- a CDS encoding DUF1829 domain-containing protein, translated as MEKFLRLKNVPLFRDVKLSGYSGFDHKFDIAIPPRGNKPEGVVQAINRLTKDKAASLAFMVSDVERERGRGDLVAYAFINDSEGEINSEHISALTAYGIKAIPWSKREADISVLTA; from the coding sequence GTGGAAAAGTTTCTTCGTTTGAAGAATGTTCCCTTGTTCCGCGATGTAAAGCTCAGTGGATACAGCGGCTTCGACCACAAATTTGATATTGCAATACCTCCGCGCGGCAATAAGCCAGAAGGCGTGGTTCAAGCCATCAATCGTTTGACAAAGGACAAAGCGGCTAGTTTGGCTTTCATGGTTTCGGATGTGGAACGCGAACGCGGCAGAGGGGATTTGGTCGCCTACGCGTTCATCAACGATTCGGAAGGAGAAATCAACTCAGAGCACATATCTGCGTTGACAGCCTACGGTATCAAAGCCATTCCGTGGAGCAAGCGTGAGGCAGATATTTCAGTTCTGACAGCGTAG
- the acnA gene encoding aconitate hydratase AcnA encodes MSHNLFNTRQTFDLGNGKQGHFYSLPALETAGVGAVSRLPVSIRLVLESILRNCDGKKVSEAAVRELANWKPTAPRTEEIPFVVARIVLQDFTGVPLLVDLAAMRSAVNKIGKNPKIIEPLVPVDLVVDHSVQVDFAGAPDSMQKNLELEFSRNRERYQFLKWGMQAFDTFKVVPPGIGIVHQVNLEYLAKGVIEAGGVYYPDTLVGTDSHTTMINGLGIVGWGVGGIEAEAGMLGQPVYFLTPDVVGVHLTGAIKEGVTATDLALTVTQLLRKTKVVGKFVEFFGPGAVALPVVDRATIANMAPEYGATMGFFPVDEECVNYLRATGRSEAHCKMYENYYKAQGLWGIPQAGQIEYSQVVELDLATVKPSVAGPKRPQDRIELGNLRREFFNAVQRPVTENGFGKTRQVFGKSVKVETAAKKKAAIGTGSVVIAAITSCTNTSNPSVMLAAGLLAKKAVEKGLKVNPAVKASLAPGSRVVTDYLKKTGLQPYLNKLKFNTVGYGCTTCIGNSGPLDPAIEDAIVKNDFVTASVLSGNRNFEARVHQNVKSNFLMSPPLVVAFALAGRVDIDLSCEPIGNDKEGNAVYLADIWPTLQEVRDAMQSALKPEVFRKLYKDFAAQNPKWNEIPSSTGNVYEWDRQSTYIQEPPFFENFSLAPGSIKPITGARALGIFGDSVTTDHISPAGAIKKSSPAGKFLTDNGVEFADFNSYGSRRGNDRIMTRGTFANVRIKNLMLGGKEGGITLGPDGQETSIFDASMAYQAKGTPLIVIAGQEYGTGSSRDWAAKGTNLLGVKVVVAQSFERIHRSNLVGMGVLPLQFKDGTTAQTLKLDGTETYDVVGLDANLKPQQDLTLKIARKDGAVENVPVRCRIDTPIEIDYYQHGGILPYVLRQLIAKA; translated from the coding sequence ATGAGCCACAACTTGTTCAACACACGGCAGACGTTTGACCTCGGCAACGGCAAGCAGGGACATTTTTACTCCCTGCCTGCGCTGGAAACCGCCGGCGTCGGCGCCGTCTCCAGGCTGCCCGTGTCCATCCGTCTCGTGCTGGAGTCCATCCTGCGCAATTGCGACGGCAAGAAGGTCAGTGAAGCCGCCGTGCGCGAACTCGCCAATTGGAAACCCACCGCGCCGCGCACCGAGGAGATTCCCTTCGTCGTCGCGCGCATCGTGTTGCAGGACTTCACGGGGGTGCCGTTGCTCGTGGACCTCGCGGCGATGCGCAGCGCGGTGAACAAGATCGGCAAGAATCCCAAGATCATCGAGCCACTCGTGCCCGTGGACCTCGTCGTGGACCACTCCGTGCAGGTGGACTTCGCCGGCGCGCCCGATTCGATGCAGAAGAATCTCGAACTGGAATTCAGCCGCAACCGCGAGCGCTACCAGTTCCTCAAGTGGGGCATGCAGGCGTTCGACACGTTCAAGGTCGTCCCGCCCGGCATCGGCATCGTGCATCAGGTGAACCTCGAATACCTCGCCAAGGGCGTGATCGAAGCGGGCGGTGTTTACTATCCGGACACGCTCGTCGGCACGGACTCGCACACCACGATGATCAACGGTCTCGGCATCGTCGGCTGGGGCGTCGGCGGCATCGAAGCGGAAGCGGGCATGCTCGGTCAGCCGGTTTATTTCCTCACGCCGGATGTCGTGGGCGTGCATCTTACCGGCGCGATCAAGGAAGGCGTCACCGCCACCGATCTCGCGCTCACTGTTACGCAACTGCTCCGCAAGACCAAGGTCGTCGGCAAGTTCGTCGAATTCTTCGGCCCGGGCGCGGTGGCGTTGCCTGTGGTTGACCGCGCCACCATCGCGAACATGGCCCCGGAATACGGCGCGACGATGGGATTCTTCCCGGTTGATGAGGAGTGCGTGAACTACCTCCGCGCCACCGGCCGCAGCGAGGCGCACTGCAAGATGTATGAGAACTATTACAAGGCGCAGGGTCTCTGGGGCATTCCGCAGGCCGGCCAGATTGAATACTCGCAAGTCGTCGAACTCGACCTCGCGACCGTGAAGCCCAGCGTCGCCGGCCCGAAGCGTCCGCAGGACCGCATCGAACTCGGCAATCTCCGCCGCGAATTCTTCAACGCCGTGCAACGCCCGGTCACCGAAAACGGTTTCGGCAAGACACGCCAAGTCTTCGGCAAGTCCGTCAAAGTCGAGACGGCTGCGAAGAAGAAGGCCGCCATCGGCACAGGCTCGGTTGTCATCGCCGCCATCACGAGTTGCACGAACACCAGTAACCCGAGCGTGATGCTCGCCGCCGGTTTGCTCGCGAAGAAAGCCGTCGAGAAGGGCCTCAAGGTGAATCCCGCCGTGAAGGCCTCGCTCGCCCCCGGATCGCGCGTCGTGACCGATTACCTCAAGAAGACCGGCCTTCAGCCTTACCTGAACAAGCTCAAGTTCAACACGGTCGGCTATGGCTGCACGACGTGCATCGGCAACTCCGGCCCGCTCGATCCAGCCATCGAGGACGCCATCGTGAAGAACGATTTCGTCACCGCCAGCGTGCTCTCGGGCAACCGCAACTTCGAGGCCCGCGTGCATCAGAACGTGAAGTCGAACTTCCTCATGTCGCCACCGCTCGTCGTCGCGTTCGCGCTCGCCGGCCGTGTGGACATTGACCTGAGCTGCGAACCCATCGGCAACGACAAGGAAGGCAACGCGGTTTACCTCGCCGACATCTGGCCCACGCTCCAGGAAGTCCGCGACGCGATGCAATCCGCGCTCAAGCCCGAAGTGTTCCGCAAGCTCTACAAGGATTTCGCCGCGCAGAATCCGAAGTGGAACGAAATCCCGTCCAGCACCGGCAACGTTTATGAGTGGGACCGCCAGTCCACCTACATTCAAGAGCCGCCGTTCTTCGAGAACTTCTCGCTCGCGCCCGGCAGCATCAAGCCCATCACCGGCGCGCGCGCGCTCGGCATCTTCGGCGACAGCGTCACCACCGACCACATCTCGCCCGCCGGCGCGATCAAGAAATCTTCGCCTGCAGGAAAATTCCTCACCGACAACGGCGTCGAGTTCGCCGATTTCAACAGCTACGGCTCGCGCCGCGGCAATGACCGCATCATGACCCGCGGCACGTTCGCCAATGTCCGCATCAAGAACCTGATGCTCGGCGGCAAAGAGGGAGGCATCACGCTCGGGCCGGATGGTCAGGAGACTTCCATCTTTGATGCGTCCATGGCCTATCAAGCCAAGGGCACGCCGCTCATCGTGATTGCCGGACAGGAATACGGCACGGGTTCATCGCGCGACTGGGCCGCGAAGGGCACGAACCTGCTTGGCGTGAAAGTCGTCGTGGCGCAGAGCTTCGAGCGCATCCACCGCAGCAACTTGGTCGGCATGGGCGTGCTGCCGCTGCAGTTCAAGGACGGCACCACGGCGCAGACCTTGAAGCTCGACGGCACCGAGACCTACGACGTTGTCGGCCTCGACGCGAACCTCAAGCCGCAGCAAGACCTCACGCTCAAGATCGCGCGCAAGGACGGCGCGGTCGAGAACGTCCCCGTCCGCTGCCGCATTGATACGCCCATCGAGATTGATTACTACCAGCACGGCGGCATCCTGCCGTATGTGCTTCGCCAGTTGATTGCGAAGGCGTAG